One stretch of Hevea brasiliensis isolate MT/VB/25A 57/8 chromosome 12, ASM3005281v1, whole genome shotgun sequence DNA includes these proteins:
- the LOC110661092 gene encoding putative receptor-like protein kinase At3g47110, whose translation MEHLRFFLLSIFQIYLCCFVSMAEGLSASTDRAALLSFKASVSDPQTFLGGWTHQNISHCTWYGVTCSIKGARVRSLSLSGLGLSGPIPSHLSNLSSLFMLDLANNSFYGQIPSELSRLSHLQYVFLEMNSINGTIPVLLSQCHNLKTIRLNENQLTGNIPSQLGYLQRLEVLHLSINNLTGAIPATFGNLTSLTNLSISRNQLLGEIPSELGRLRNIREFHVSENQLSGEIPYSIWNISSVVFLSLTRNNLTGKLPSDMGSALPNLRVLYLARNRLEGILPSSLSNASRIQFLDLSSNGFHGPIPLFGGMKDLLRLIIGNNFFHSTTKLNFQLIDSLKNCTRLQYLMIFSNQLAGQLPSSVANLSTHLQQFCFSDNLLTGSFPQGIERFQELVSLSIEKNSFVGDIPETIGRLKKIQNFAAYDNMFSGEIPDIFGNFTQLASLRIGGNQFFGRIPTSIRSCQQLNTLDLAANMLNASIPKEIYGLSTLVRLNLRQNALSGPLPAEVGNLKQMQFMDVSDNQLSGNIASTIGSCSSLQRLFMAGNNFTGSIPSTIGQLASLEALDLSSNRLTGTIPEELGQLQYLVQLNLSFNHLEGAVPMTGVFMNISQDNLKGNDRLCHDNQTTAEKLGLPQCTAKRRTRHLLLKVILPVAIVACLMIMFLCFACKVIYWKKQKTKRGKGRLSSPLKGLPPKISYFDIRLATDNFSMENLIGKGGFGSVYKGVIRNVEDGSSTGETILAVKVLDLQQSKAARSFAAECEALRSVRHRNLVKVITSCSSIDLNGEEFKALVMEFMSHGNLDKWLYQEDDEESGLYLTLSQRLNIAVDVASAIDYLHHDCDPPVVHCDLKPGNVLLDDDMVAHVGDFGLARLLPQNPSGNDSSTIGLKGSIGYIAPEYGLGGKPSTSGDVYSFGILLLEMFIAKKPTNEMFKEGLSLNNFATAVNENHVMEIADPRLFKNNWYNSLQRTDIGYSNDGSSGNSNTSSGSTIYSLDKSRELVAAAIRVGLSCAASSARDRLSMREALAMLQKIKKAMPQT comes from the exons ATGGAGCATCTTCGTTTCTTTCTGCTCTCTATCTTCCAAATTTATCTATGTTGCTTCGTGAGCATGGCGGAAGGCCTCAGTGCCAGCACCGACAGAGCAGCCCTTCTGTCTTTCAAGGCCTCAGTTTCTGACCCTCAAACCTTTCTTGGCGGATGGACTCATCAAAATATTTCTCACTGTACATGGTACGGTGTCACTTGCTCCATCAAAGGAGCTCGAGTCCGGTCACTTAGCCTTTCTGGCCTCGGCCTTTCTGGTCCCATACCCTCTCATCTCTCAAACCTTAGTTCACTCTTTATGCTTGACCTTGCCAATAATTCATTTTATGGCCAGATTCCATCTGAGCTTAGTCGTCTCTCCCACCTTCAATATGTTTTCCTTGAAATGAATTCCATCAATGGCACCATCCCTGTTCTTCTTTCTCAGTGTCATAACCTTAAGACGATCCGTTTAAATGAGAACCAACTTACTGGTAACATTCCTTCTCAACTAGGTTATCTGCAAAGACTTGAAGTTCTCCACTTGTCTATCAATAACCTCACTGGTGCTATCCCGGCAACATTTGGAAATCTAACCTCTCTCACGAACCTTTCCATCTCAAGAAATCAGCTTCTTGGTGAAATTCCTAGTGAGCTGGGTCGTCTTCGTAACATTCGTGAGTTTCATGTATCCGAGAATCAGCTTAGTGGAGAGATTCCATATTCTATTTGGAATATTTCTTCTGTGGTCTTCTTGTCTCTAACACGCAACAACCTTACAGGAAAGCTACCGAGTGATATGGGTTCTGCTCTTCCAAATCTCAGGGTGCTTTACTTGGCACGAAACAGGCTTGAAGGAATATTGCCCAGTTCCTTATCCAATGCCTCACGTATTCAATTTCTGGATCTCTCTTCCAATGGTTTTCATGGGCCAATTCCCCTGTTTGGAGGGATGAAAGATCTTCTTCGTTTAATTATTGGGAATAATTTTTTTCATTCTACTACAAAGCTTAATTTCCAGCTAATTGATTCTCTCAAAAACTGTACTCGGCTGCAGTATCTCATGATCTTTTCCAACCAGTTGGCTGGTCAACTTCCAAGTTCCGTAGCAAATCTGTCGACCCATCTGCAACAGTTTTGTTTTTCTGATAATTTATTGACTGGAAGCTTCCCTCAAGGTATCGAAAGGTTTCAAGAACTCGTGTCCCTATCGATAGAAAAAAATTCTTTTGTTGGTGATATACCAGAAACCATAGGTAGGCTTAAGAAAATACAGAATTTTGCAGCATACGACAATATGTTCTCAGGCGAAATTCCGGATATATTTGGCAATTTTACGCAACTCGCTTCTCTAAGGATAGGAGGAAACCAGTTTTTTGGTAGAATACCCACTAGCATCAGATCTTGCCAGCAATTGAATACACTAGATCTAGCTGCGAATATGCTCAATGCAAGCATACCAAAGGAGATTTATGGGCTTTCCACATTAGTCAGGTTGAATTTGCGACAAAATGCTTTATCCGGTCCTTTACCTGCAGAAGTTGGTAACTTGAAACAGATGCAATTCATGGATGTTTCTGACAACCAGTTGTCAGGAAACATTGCCTCAACAATTGGTAGCTGTTCAAGCTTGCAACGTCTCTTCATGGCTGGAAACAACTTCACAGGTTCCATCCCAAGCACAATCGGACAATTAGCATCTCTCGAGGCCTTGGATCTCTCTTCAAATAGACTCACTGGTACAATCCCTGAAGAGCTAGGACAACTTCAGTATTTAGTCCAGCTTAACCTGTCCTTCAATCATTTGGAAGGTGCAGTTCCAATGACCGGTGTCTTCATGAACATCAGCCAGGATAATCTCAAAGGAAACGACAGGCTTTGCCATGATAATCAAACAACAGCAGAAAAATTGGGACTCCCTCAATGCACTGCGAAGAGAAGAACCAGGCATCTTCTGTTGAAGGTCATACTTCCTGTTGCTATTGTCGCTTGCTTAATGATTATGTTTTTGTGCTTTGCATGCAAAGTTATATACTGGAAAAAGCAAAAGACGAAGAGAGGCAAAGGAAGGTTGTCCTCTCCTCTAAAGGGGTTGCCTCCAAAGATATCTTACTTTGATATCCGGCTAGCGACAGACAACTTTTCAATGGAAAATTTGATAGGGAAGGGTGGATTTGGTTCCGTTTACAAAGGCGTCATCAGAAATGTTGAAGATGGATCCTCCACTGGAGAAACCATCCTTGCTGTAAAAGTCCTGGACTTACAACAAAGTAAAGCTGCACGGAGTTTTGCAGCAGAATGTGAAGCACTGAGGAGTGTAAGGCACAGGAACCTTGTGAAGGTTATCACTTCTTGCTCTAGCATTGACCTTAATGGAGAAGAATTCAAAGCTTTGGTTATGGAATTCATGTCCCATGGTAACTTAGATAAGTGGTTGTATCAAGAAGATGATGAAGAATCTGGTTTATACCTAACGTTATCGCAAAGACTGAATATTGCAGTAGATGTGGCTTCTGCCATTGATTACTTGCACCATGACTGTGATCCGCCAGTAGTTCATTGTGATCTGAAACCTGGAAATGTGCTATTAGACGATGATATGGTGGCTCATGTTGGTGATTTTGGATTGGCAAGGTTGCTTCCTCAAAATCCATCAGGGAACGACAGTAGCACAATAGGACTCAAGGGCTCAATTGGTTACATAGCTCCAG AGTACGGTCTGGGTGGCAAACCTTCAACCTCCGGGGATGTCTACAGTTTTGGGATCCTGCTACTCGAGATGTTTATAGCAAAGAAGCCCACTAACGAAATGTTCAAAGAAGGTTTAAGCTTGAATAATTTTGCGACGGCAGTAAATGAGAATCATGTCATGGAGATTGCCGATCCAAGGCTTTTCAAGAACAATTGGTACAATTCATTGCAAAGAACAGACATTGGTTATTCTAATGATGGCTCCAGCGGAAATAGCAATACAAGTAGTGGCAGTACTATTTATTCGCTAGACAAAAGCCGAGAGTTGGTAGCTGCTGCTATAAGAGTTGGTTTGTCATGTGCAGCTTCTTCGGCGAGAGATCGTTTATCCATGAGAGAAGCCTTAGCGATGCTGCAAAAGATCAAGAAAGCAATGCCCCAGACCTGA